The window TGCTGCTGTTGACCATGGGCGCGGGGCTCGTGATCTTCAACAAGCTCAACATCTGGCAGGTGCTCGTCGTCGCGATCGCCGCGCCCGTCCTCTCGTACGGGATCGTCGGCCTGATATCCATCGCCGGCAAGCGCGGCGGGGCGCCGGGCATGGCGCTGTCGCGGGCCGTCTTCGGGCAGCGCGGCAACCTCTTCCCCGGCGCGCTGATCTGGGTGGCCCGCTGGGGCTGGGAGACCATCAACGCGGTCAGCGGCGCCTACGCCGTGCTGACCGTCCTCGACCTGGTCTTCGGGATCAAGAGCAACACCGCGCTGATCGTCGTCACCCTGCTCTTCTTCGTGGGCTGCACCTTCGTGGTCTCCGGGCTCGGCATCAACGCGCTGCGCGTGTGCTCGAAGTGGTCGACGTACCTGTTCGGCGCGTTCAGCGTGCTCGTCCTCGGCTACCTGGTGTTCGACACCGACTGGGCGGCGGTCCTCGACAAGCCCGCCGGGTCCACCGCGATGATGATCGCGGGCATCGGCACCATCGCCGCCGGCGGCATCAGCTGGGTCCCGTCGGGCCCGGACTTCACGCGCTACCTGCCGCGGACCGCGTCCTCGAAGGCCATGGTCGGCGCGACGATCGGCGGCGCGGGGATCGTGGTCCTGCCCATGGTGCTGATGGGCGCGGTGATGGCCGTCGGCACCCCCGACCTGGCTTCCGCCCAGGACCCGGTCTCCTTCATCGGCGAGTTGCTGCCGACCTGGATCGCGGTCCCGTACCTGCTCATCGCGGTGGTCGGCATGCTGCTGATCAACTCGATGTCGATGTACTCGGCGGGCTTCACGGCGCAGACCCTCGGCATCAAGGTCCCGCGCGCCTGGGCCGTCAGCGTCAACGCGGTCATCAGCCTGGTCTTCGGGTTCCTGCTGATGGTCGTCGCGACCAGCTTCTTCGGCTCCTTCATCTCCTTCCTGACGCTGCTGGCCGTGGCCTTCTCCGCGTGGATCGGCGTCTTCGGCGTGGACATGCTGCGCCGCACGTCCTACGACGGGCGCGCGCTGCTGGACACCACGGCCGGCAGTGCCTACTGGTACAAGGGCGGTTACGCCTGGCAGGCGATGACGGCCTGGGGCGTGGCCCTGGTGGTGGGGCTGCTGTTCACCAAGGTGGACTGGTTCAGCGGCCCGCTCGCCTCGACCTGGATCGGGCAGAACGGCCTGGGCTGGGTGGCGGGCATCCTCACGTCGGGCGTGCTGTACGCCGTCCTGCCCCGTACCGCGGTCGTGGAGAGCGCCCCGGTCGAGAGCGGGGAGCCGGTGCCCGCCGGGACCCTGGGCAACTGACGCCACGTCAGCTAACGTCCCCCTTCGCCCGCCCACCACATCCGGCGAAGGGGGACTTCTCCATGCCCATCACCGTGGCCCGCTTCAACCTCGTCGACCCGAACGGCACCCCGGAAACCCTCTCCGCCCGGTACAAGGCCGCGCTGGAGATGGCGAAGTACGCGGACGACCGCGGGATCGACACCGTCCAGACCGAGGAGCACCACGGCACCGGGAACAACTGGATGCCCTCGCCCTTCCTCTTCGCGGGCGCGGTCTTCGGCGCCACCCGCCGCATCGCGGTCACCGTCTCCGCGATCATCGGCCCGCTCCACGACCCCTTGAAGGTGGCCGAGGACATCGCCGTGCTCGACCTGCTGAGCGGCGGCCGCCTCGTCACCGTCGCCGGCATCGGGTACCGGCCCGAGGAGTACGAGCAGCACGGCGTGGAGTGGGGCCGGCGCGGCAGGCTCCAGGACGAGCTTCTGGAGACCCTGTTGAAGGCGTGGACCGGCGAGCCGTTCCCCTTCCGCGGCCGGACCGTACGGGTCACCCCGCGACCGTTCACCCGGCCGCACCCGCTGCTGCTGGTCGGCGGCAGTTCACGGGCGGCGGCGCGGCGCGCGGCCCGGCTGGGACTGCCCTTCTTCCCGAGCGCCCACCTGCCGGAGTTGGAGGCGTACTACCGGGAGCAGCTCGCGGAGCACGGCACGGAGGGCTTCTGCATGATGCCCGCCGCGCAGACGCCGTTGCTGCACATCGCGGAGGACCCCGACCGGGCCTGGGCCGAGTACGGCGAGCACTTCCTGCACGAGGCCGGGATGTACGCGTCCTGGCAGTCCAAGGACATCGTCAGCGCCGTGCGGTCGGGCGCGCACTCGGTGTCCGAGCTGCGCGCGGAGGGCGTGTACCGGATCCTCACCCCGGACGAGGCGGTCGCCCACGCCCGCGCCGCCGGCGAGGCGGGCAACCTGGTGCTGCATCCGCTGTGCGGCGGGATGCCCGTCGACGAGGGGTGGCGCAGCCTGCAGTTGCTGTGCGAACAGGTACTGCCCCGGCTCAAGAGCTGAGCGGGGGCAGTACCTGTCGGAAGAGGAGAGGGGGTGTTGGCGGGGGTGGTTACCCCATCTCCTCCAACGCCTTGCCCTTGGTCTCCGGCACCCACTTGAGGATGAACGGGATCGAGAGCAGGGCGAAGCACGCGTAGATGACGTAGGCGCCGGACAGGTTCCAGTCCGACAGCGACGGGAACGAGACCGTGATGACCCAGTTGGCGATCCACTGGGCGGCGGCCGCCACACCGAGGGCGGCGGCGCGGATGCGGCCCGGGAACATCTCGCCGAGCAGCACCCAGACCACCACGCCCCAGGACAGGGCGAAGAAGAGCACGAAGAAGTTGGCGGCGAAGAGGGCCACCAAGCCCTGGGTGTGCGGCAGGGTGATGTCGTCCCCGCTGCCGGAGCGGAAGGAGAACGCCCAGGCGGCGAGCGAGAGGGAGAGCGTCATGCCCACGGAGCCGATGAGGGCGAGCGGCTTGCGGCCGATGCGGTCGACCAGCAGCATCGCGATCACCGTACCGATGATGTTCACGACGGACGTCTCGAAGGAGTAGAGGAACGAGGAGCTCGCGTCGATGCCGACCGACTGCCACAGCGAGGAGCTGTAGTAGAAGATCACGTTGATGCCGACGAGCTGCTGGAAGACGGAGAGGCCGATACCGATCCAGACGATCGGCAGGAAGCCGAAGCGGCCGCCGAGCAGGTCCTTGAAGGTCGACTTGTGCTCCGAGTGGATGGCGTTGTCGATCTCGCGGACGCGGGCGTCGGCGTCGATGCGGTCGCCCTCGACCTCGCGCAGGACGACCTTGGCCTTCTCCATGCGGCCGACCGAGACCAGGAAGCGCGGGGACTCGGGGATGACGAAGGACAGCAGGCCGTAGAGCACGGCCGGGATGACCATGACGCCCAGCATCCACTGCCAGGCTTCCAGGCCGCCGATCTCTCCGCGCTGGTCGCCGTCGGCGAGGTTGAGGATGCCCCAGTTGACCAGCTGTGAGACGGCGATGCCGATGACGATCGCGGCCTGCTGGAACGAGGCGAGCCGGCCGCGGTACGCGGGCGGGGAGACCTCGGCGATGTAGGCGGGGCCGATCACGGAGGCCATGCCGATGCCGAAGCCTCCGATGACGCGCCAGGTGGCGAGGTCCCAGAGGGCGAAGGGCAGGGCCGAACCGAGGGCGCTCGCGGTGAAGAGGACGGCCGCGATCTGCATGCAGCGGATGCGGCCGATCCGGTCGGCGATGCGGCCGGCGGTGGCGGCGCCGAAGGCGCAGCCGATCAGCGCGGCGGCGATCACCTGGGCAAGCGCCGCGGAGCCGACGTCGAAGCGGTCCCGAATGGCCTCGACGGCGCCGTTGATGACGGAACTGTCGTAGCCGAAGAGGAAGCCACCCATGGCGGCGGCCGCGGTGATGAAGATGACGTGCCCGAGGTGGTCGGGGTGGTCCGCGCTTCCCCCGCCTGCCGCGGGTGCGTTCGCTGTGCTGGTCAAGGTGCGCTCCTGGGCCCGGCGCCGACGGCGGGCAGCGTGGGGGGTGTTGGTACTCGTGTCGTCGCCTGATCGTGTTCCTCACAGTGGCGCACATCAAACAGTGCACCACCACCTGAACATCACGGCGACAGAGGAGAGCTTATGAGTTCACTTCCTGAAGTCAATAGAAGATGATGAACTCGTTTCTTGCCGGTGAATGCCGACGAACGAGTGAACCGGGAAGGCTTTGCGTTCATCTATTGAACGATGAAGGTCTCTAGCGGAGCTTCTGACTGATCACTTTGGACACTCCATCTCCCTGCATGGAGACGCCGTACAGGGCATCGGCGACCTCCATCGTGCGTTTCTGATGCGTGATCACGATCAGCTGCGAGCTCTCCTGGAGCTCCTCCATGATCCGGATCAGCCGCTGCAGGTTGGTGTCGTCCAGGGCCGCCTCGACCTCGTCCATGACGTAGAACGGGCTGGGTCGGGCCTTGAAGATGGACACCAGCAACGCGACCGCGGTCAGCGAACGCTCGCCGCCGGACAGCAGCGACAGCCGCTTGACCTTCTTGCCAGGGGGGCGCGCCTCGACGTCCACACCGGTGGTCAGCATGTTGTCGGGGTCCGTGAGGATCAACCGACCCTCGCCGCCGGGGAACAGCCGCGAGAACACCCCCTCGAACTGACGCGCCGTGTCCCGGTAGGCCTCGGTGAACACCTCCTCGACCCGCTGGTCGACCTCCTTCACGACCTGGAGCAGATCGGCCCTGGTCTTGCGCAGGTCCTCCAGTTGCTCGCTGAGGAACTTGTGCCGCTCCTCCAGCGCCGCGAACTCCTCCAACGCCAGCGGATTGACCTTCCCCAACTGCTGGTAGGCGCGTTCGGCCGCCTTGAGCCGCTTCTCCTGCTGCGCGCGGACGTACGGTCCCGGCCGGTTCCGCGGGTGCTCCGGGTCCTCCGGCAGCTCCTCGCCCTCGGCCGCCGGCGACGGCGGCACCGGCTGGTCGGGGCCGTACTCGGCCACCAGCCCGGCGGCCTCCACCCCGAACTCCTCCAGGGCGCGGCCCTCGACCTGCTCGATCCGCAACCGCTTCTCGGCTCCGAGGACCTCTCCCCGGTGCACGGAGTCGGTCAGCTTGTCCAGCTCCCCCTTGAGGTCGCGACCCCGGCCGCGGGCCTCGGCGAGCTCCCGTTCGCGCACCCCCTTGGCCTGCTCGGCGCCGGCGCGCTCCGCCTCGGCCCGACCGATCGACACCTCCAGATGGGCCAGGAGCTGTCGCGCTCCGTCGGCCACCGCCCGACCCACCTCGGCCTCGTGGGCCAGCCGCTGCCTGCGCCGTTCGGCACGGGTCCTGGCCTCGCGCTCGGCCCTGGCGCCGCGGTCGAGTCCGTCCGCGCGCCCGGCCAGCCCCTTGACCCGCTCCTCGTGGGTCCTGAGCTGGAGCCGCGCCTCCATCTCGGTCTGTCGCGCGTTGGCCCCGTCGGCGGCGAGCCGGTCCCTGGCCGAGGTGTCCGGTTCCTCGTCCACCGGCATCTCCTCGGCGACGGCGAGCCGTTCCGCGCACTCCTCCACCTCGCTGCGCGCCTGCTCCAGCGCGCCCTGCGCCGCGGTCGCGGCGGCGACGCCCCGTTCGGCCTCGCCCGCCGCGCCCTTCGCCTGCCCGGCGAGCCGGCCCAGCTGCTGCGCGACCCCGGCCCGGGCCCGCTCGCCTTCCCGGCGCCGCTCGGCCAGCTCCTCGACGAGCCGGGCCGCCTCCTGCCGGTCGCTGTGGGCGCCCTCCTTGGCGCCGGCCAGCTCGGCGCACTCCTCCTCCAGCCGTGCCAGCTCGGCCGCGGCCTCGTCCACGGCGGCCCGTACCTCGATGAGGCTCGGCGCCCCGGCGGAACCGCCGTGCGCGAGATGGGCCCCCAGGACGTCCCCGTCGGCGGTCACCGCCACCAGGTCGGCCCGCTCGGCCACCAGCGCCTCGGCCTCGTCCAGGTTCGCGACGACGACGTACTCCCGCAGGGCCCAGGCGACGGCCCGCACCACGCCCGGGTCCCCCGTCACCAGGCTCCCGGCGGGCACCCCGGGCGTGCGCGCCCCGACCGCGATCGGGGCCGGCGGGGCGGCCGGAGCGGGCACGTGGGCGGCGGCCGGGACCAGGCCATCCGACACCGGAGCCGATACCGGGGCCGGGGCCGGGGCGGAAGCGGGCGCCGACGCCTGGGCGGCGTGCGCATCCGGGCCGGCGCTCTGGCCCGGCAGGCTCCCCTCGCCCGCCGGCCGGCCTCCGGGATCCACGGCCTGACCGGGCACGACGGCCGCGGACTCCGGGGCGATCAGGAAGGTGACCCGCCCCGCGTCCGTGTCCCGCAGGTGCCGGATGGCCTCCGCCGCCGCCCCCGCCGAGGACACGGCGAGCGCGTCGGCGGCCGCTCCCAACGCCGCGGCGACCGCCACCTCGTGCCCCGGTGCCACCGTCACCCGTTCGGCCGCGGGGCCGAGCAGCCCGTCGAGCCGTTCGCGGGTCCCGAGCAGGGTTCCCGTGCCGTCCTTGCGCCGCAGCGCCGGCGCCAACGCGTCCCGTCGGGCCGCCACGGCCGCCCGGGAGCGCTCGGCCGAGGTCAGCGCCTCGCGGGCCGCCGACAGGGCCGCCTCGGATCGCGCCAGCCGGGCCCGCGCCGCCTCGTACTCCCCCTCGACCGCCGGGTCGTCAAGGGCCCCGACCTCCTCGGCCAACGCCTCGTACTCCGCCTGTGCCCGCGCCGCACGGGTTTCGGCGTCGTCGCGCGCCGCTTCCAGCCGTTCGATCTCCGCCTGCGCCGCGCCCGCCCTCGACCGGGCCGCGCCGAGCCGGCCGGTCAGTCGGGCCAGCCCCTCGCGCCGGTCGGCGATGGCCCGCGCCGCGTCCCGCAGCCGCCGTTCCTCGTCGGCCAGGGAACGCTCCAGCTCCGCCCGGTGCTCGACGGTGTCCTCCAGCGCCCGCGAGGCCGCCTCCAGAGCGGCCGTCAGCTCGGCCTCCTGCTCACGGATCCGCGCCGCCTCGCGCTCCATCTCCTCGGGATCGCGGCCGCGCCGCTCGTCCTCCGGCGGCGCCGACGCGCTCTTGACCCGCGCCTGCGCCAGGGAAACGGTTCCGCGCACCCGTTCGGCCGACTGGGCGAGTTCGTGCCAGGTCTGCCCCGCCCGTTGCAGCCGGGGGGCGAGTTCCCGTACCGCTTCCTCCAGTTCGGCCTCGCGTCGCAGCGCGCCCGCCAGCTCCCGCTCGGCCGCCTCCTTGCGTTCCTTCAGCGCCGCCTCGTCCGCGATCTCCGCGTCCAGCGCACCCGTCAGGGTGACCAGGTCGTCGGCGAGCAGCCGCAGTCGCGCGTCCCGCAGATCCGCCTGGATCACGGCGGCCCGCCGGGCCACAGCCGCCTGGCGCCCGAGCGGCTTGAGCTGTCGCCGCAGTTCGTCGTTGAGGTCCTGTACGCGCGCGAGGTTGGCCCGCATCGCGTCGAGCTTCCGCAGCGCCTTCTCCTTGCGCTTGCGGTGCTTCAGTACGCCGGCCGCCTCCTCGATGAAGGCGCGGCGGCCCATCGGATCGGCGTGCAGTACGGAGTCCAGTTGACCCTGTCCGACGATGACGTGCATCTCGCGGCCGATGCCGGAGTCGGAGAGCAGCTCCTGGATGTCGAGCAACCGGCAGGTGTCGCCGTTGATCTGGTACTCGCTGCTCCCGCCGCGGAACATGATCCGCGTGATCGTGACCTCGGCGTACTCGATCGGCAGCGCGCCGTCGGAGTTGTCGATGGTCAGCGAGACCTCGGCGCGCCCCAGCGGCGGGCGGCCCGTGGTGCCGGCGAAGATGACGTCTTCCATCTTGCCGCCGCGCAGGGACTTGGCCCCTTGTTCGCCCATGACCCAGGACAGCGCGTCCACCACGTTGGACTTGCCCGATCCGTTCGGGCCGACGACACAGGTGATCCCCGGCTCGAAGCGCAAGGTGGTCGCGGAAGCAAATGACTTGAAGCCGCGCAGGGTCAGGGACTTGAGGTGCACGCCGCCGGACTCTACCTTTCACGTTCGGTTTCACCCATGAAGGTGCAGGGCAGATCAGACGGCAACGGAATCAACCCCCCACCTGGCCCAATGGTGCGGCCCGGGCGGGGACGGCCGGCAGGGACGGGCCGGCGGTGCGAAGAGGGGCCGGCCGTGCAAGAAAGAAGGGACGCCGGAGCGTCCCTTGCAGATCAAACGGTGCTGGAATCGAGCGACGAGTGAAGCGCGGATCAGGTGAGCGCAGGCTCCGCCTGGGGTACGTCGAGGTCGATGCTGTCGAGCAGCGAGTCTCCGTGCTGAGCGGCGGCCGCGTTCAGTGCGTCGTTCTCGGACTGGATTCGTCCGAGCTCGGACTCGAGGTCCTGGACGCGCTGCTGAAGCCGTCGCATCTCGGCGAGGAGTCGCGGGTCGGAACCGCCGACGTAACCGAGAAGCGCCTTTGCCATGATGGATGGTCCTCCACACTGAGTGACCGACCGAGAGCGGTGTGGGTCGTGAGGGAATCGCACCCGCGGATGTCCGGCAGCAACTGACAGTCACTGCGCTTACTACTGCCAACACTGCCAAACAGCTCAGGTGCGCGGGGCTTCCAGCGTCTCACCAAAAAGTTTGACGGTCAACACGATCACGCCCCGTATCGGCGGGCGGCCCGGCGCTCGCCTGCGGCGCGGAGATCATCCTCATCTCCGAGCCTTCCACGGATCCCGACCGACGGCAACGGCTCCGCGACGAATGCGCAGTTCCGACCGTGTGTCGACCATCCAGAGATCTGATCAGTGCATGATCAGTCGATCCGTCATCGGATCGCGAATCCCTCGTAGCCACCGCGCGGTGTGCCCCAGATCTCTGTCACCCCGTCCACCCGGCCGGGCGTGTCGGCCGAGCGCAGCCAGTCCAGCAGCCGGTGGCAATTCTCACGTTGACCTTCGGCCACCACCTGTACTCGACCGTCGTCCAGGTTGAGCGCGAAGCCGACCACCTCGCCGATCTCCAGAGCATTGGCCCTGGTGAACCAGCGGAAGCCCACTCCCTGTACACGGCCGCGCACCCATGCGGTCAGCC of the Streptomyces sp. NBC_01426 genome contains:
- a CDS encoding acylphosphatase — its product is MDEEVRLTAWVRGRVQGVGFRWFTRANALEIGEVVGFALNLDDGRVQVVAEGQRENCHRLLDWLRSADTPGRVDGVTEIWGTPRGGYEGFAIR
- a CDS encoding AAA family ATPase — translated: MHLKSLTLRGFKSFASATTLRFEPGITCVVGPNGSGKSNVVDALSWVMGEQGAKSLRGGKMEDVIFAGTTGRPPLGRAEVSLTIDNSDGALPIEYAEVTITRIMFRGGSSEYQINGDTCRLLDIQELLSDSGIGREMHVIVGQGQLDSVLHADPMGRRAFIEEAAGVLKHRKRKEKALRKLDAMRANLARVQDLNDELRRQLKPLGRQAAVARRAAVIQADLRDARLRLLADDLVTLTGALDAEIADEAALKERKEAAERELAGALRREAELEEAVRELAPRLQRAGQTWHELAQSAERVRGTVSLAQARVKSASAPPEDERRGRDPEEMEREAARIREQEAELTAALEAASRALEDTVEHRAELERSLADEERRLRDAARAIADRREGLARLTGRLGAARSRAGAAQAEIERLEAARDDAETRAARAQAEYEALAEEVGALDDPAVEGEYEAARARLARSEAALSAAREALTSAERSRAAVAARRDALAPALRRKDGTGTLLGTRERLDGLLGPAAERVTVAPGHEVAVAAALGAAADALAVSSAGAAAEAIRHLRDTDAGRVTFLIAPESAAVVPGQAVDPGGRPAGEGSLPGQSAGPDAHAAQASAPASAPAPAPVSAPVSDGLVPAAAHVPAPAAPPAPIAVGARTPGVPAGSLVTGDPGVVRAVAWALREYVVVANLDEAEALVAERADLVAVTADGDVLGAHLAHGGSAGAPSLIEVRAAVDEAAAELARLEEECAELAGAKEGAHSDRQEAARLVEELAERRREGERARAGVAQQLGRLAGQAKGAAGEAERGVAAATAAQGALEQARSEVEECAERLAVAEEMPVDEEPDTSARDRLAADGANARQTEMEARLQLRTHEERVKGLAGRADGLDRGARAEREARTRAERRRQRLAHEAEVGRAVADGARQLLAHLEVSIGRAEAERAGAEQAKGVRERELAEARGRGRDLKGELDKLTDSVHRGEVLGAEKRLRIEQVEGRALEEFGVEAAGLVAEYGPDQPVPPSPAAEGEELPEDPEHPRNRPGPYVRAQQEKRLKAAERAYQQLGKVNPLALEEFAALEERHKFLSEQLEDLRKTRADLLQVVKEVDQRVEEVFTEAYRDTARQFEGVFSRLFPGGEGRLILTDPDNMLTTGVDVEARPPGKKVKRLSLLSGGERSLTAVALLVSIFKARPSPFYVMDEVEAALDDTNLQRLIRIMEELQESSQLIVITHQKRTMEVADALYGVSMQGDGVSKVISQKLR
- a CDS encoding sugar porter family MFS transporter, whose product is MTSTANAPAAGGGSADHPDHLGHVIFITAAAAMGGFLFGYDSSVINGAVEAIRDRFDVGSAALAQVIAAALIGCAFGAATAGRIADRIGRIRCMQIAAVLFTASALGSALPFALWDLATWRVIGGFGIGMASVIGPAYIAEVSPPAYRGRLASFQQAAIVIGIAVSQLVNWGILNLADGDQRGEIGGLEAWQWMLGVMVIPAVLYGLLSFVIPESPRFLVSVGRMEKAKVVLREVEGDRIDADARVREIDNAIHSEHKSTFKDLLGGRFGFLPIVWIGIGLSVFQQLVGINVIFYYSSSLWQSVGIDASSSFLYSFETSVVNIIGTVIAMLLVDRIGRKPLALIGSVGMTLSLSLAAWAFSFRSGSGDDITLPHTQGLVALFAANFFVLFFALSWGVVVWVLLGEMFPGRIRAAALGVAAAAQWIANWVITVSFPSLSDWNLSGAYVIYACFALLSIPFILKWVPETKGKALEEMG
- a CDS encoding LLM class flavin-dependent oxidoreductase produces the protein MPITVARFNLVDPNGTPETLSARYKAALEMAKYADDRGIDTVQTEEHHGTGNNWMPSPFLFAGAVFGATRRIAVTVSAIIGPLHDPLKVAEDIAVLDLLSGGRLVTVAGIGYRPEEYEQHGVEWGRRGRLQDELLETLLKAWTGEPFPFRGRTVRVTPRPFTRPHPLLLVGGSSRAAARRAARLGLPFFPSAHLPELEAYYREQLAEHGTEGFCMMPAAQTPLLHIAEDPDRAWAEYGEHFLHEAGMYASWQSKDIVSAVRSGAHSVSELRAEGVYRILTPDEAVAHARAAGEAGNLVLHPLCGGMPVDEGWRSLQLLCEQVLPRLKS
- a CDS encoding cytosine permease, with product MPAKPTAGATETAQETAVETRGLEPVPDHERGGRVRELVPTWVAANISVLLLTMGAGLVIFNKLNIWQVLVVAIAAPVLSYGIVGLISIAGKRGGAPGMALSRAVFGQRGNLFPGALIWVARWGWETINAVSGAYAVLTVLDLVFGIKSNTALIVVTLLFFVGCTFVVSGLGINALRVCSKWSTYLFGAFSVLVLGYLVFDTDWAAVLDKPAGSTAMMIAGIGTIAAGGISWVPSGPDFTRYLPRTASSKAMVGATIGGAGIVVLPMVLMGAVMAVGTPDLASAQDPVSFIGELLPTWIAVPYLLIAVVGMLLINSMSMYSAGFTAQTLGIKVPRAWAVSVNAVISLVFGFLLMVVATSFFGSFISFLTLLAVAFSAWIGVFGVDMLRRTSYDGRALLDTTAGSAYWYKGGYAWQAMTAWGVALVVGLLFTKVDWFSGPLASTWIGQNGLGWVAGILTSGVLYAVLPRTAVVESAPVESGEPVPAGTLGN